In Triticum aestivum cultivar Chinese Spring chromosome 5B, IWGSC CS RefSeq v2.1, whole genome shotgun sequence, the following proteins share a genomic window:
- the LOC123112433 gene encoding uncharacterized protein isoform X1 yields the protein MSNMDLTQIADTVVPNFMINGVIPVFMEHFTNALKSHGTLAEEDFQSWYYAYLLLHPFVMSSIGRANLLRNLYWLLVDLNFEENPFFDTVFKVAPSSNWRDFIKQTPVNYILWKVFWYKLIPNFNTLPYFNLLGSIIKYHRHLVHHGPDHARDGKVTTMSSTDDSELLAAAHDQDCLAECIKNLLQQKKVTSDVSVVLDAYAVTWEL from the exons ATGTCTAACATGGACCTTACTCAAATAGCTGACACAGTAGTTCCAAACTTCATGATCAATGGAGTGATTCCTGTGTTTATGGAACACTTCACAAATGCGTTGAAGTCTCATGGCACACTTGCTGAAGAGGATTTCCAATCTTGGTACTATGCATACCTCCTGCTACACCCCTTTGTTATGTCATCGATAGGAAGGGCAAATCTCCTTAGGAATCTGTATTGGCTTCTGGTGGACTTGAATTTTGAGGAAAACCCGTTCTTTGATACTGTTTTCAAAGTAGCTCCTTCTTCAAACTGGCGAGATTTTATCAAGCAGACCCCTGTGAACTACATTCTCTGGAAGGTTTTCTGGTACAAGCTGATACCAAATTTCAACACCCTTCCTTATTTCAACTTGTTGGGAAGCATTATAAAGTACCATCGCCATCTTGTTCATCATGGTCCTGACCATGCCAGG GATGGCAAGGTGACAACAATGTCGAGCACAGATGACAGCGAGTTACTTGCTGCAGCGCATGACCAGGATTGCCTCGCAGAGTGCATCAAGAACCTTCTGCAACAGAAGAAAGTGACCAGCGA CGTCAGTGTTGTGCTTGACGCTTACGCTGTGACATGGGAGCTGTGA
- the LOC123112433 gene encoding uncharacterized protein isoform X2 yields the protein MTYLKHLRRCCGEDARRLWASGSCHLKMSFDRLKTEDRKLAYMICNNYERLKVHLESALRTFLLESFKSQSPETIKKRFASEDKMKQFIQVQTKLTVMQMPSSICSLHQHFINNPAGRIAHLFQNQAYSKDVPTAVKESRILLHKLTQHTIAEHKRGYCWDGQ from the exons ATGACCTACCTCAAGCATCTACGAAG GTGCTGTGGTGAAGATGCACGCCGCCTTTGGGCATCTGGTAGCTGTCACTTAAAGATGAGTTTTGACAGGTTGAAAACAGAAGATCGTAAACTTGCATACATGATATGTAATAACTATGAGAG gTTAAAAGTACATTTGGAGTCTGCCCTCAGAACATTCTTATTGGAATCTTTCAAAAGTCAGAGTCCTGAGACTATAAAGAAGAGGTTTGCAAGTGAGGATAAAATGAAACAATTCATTCAAGTCCAAACAAAACTGACAGTTATGCAGATGCCTTCAAG CATATGTTCATTGCATCAGCACTTCATCAACAATCCTGCAGGCAGAATTGCTCATCTGTTCCAGAACCAGGCCTATAGCAAAGACGTCCCAACAGCAGTAAAAGAGTCAAGGATTCTGCTTCACAAGTTAACACAACATACCATAGCAGAACACAAAAGAGGTTACTGTTGGGATGGTCAATGA